TTGGTTGTGTTAACATAAATTTTATATAATTCAAATTGTTGTAAATATAAATTGATCCAAACATTAAACTTATAAGCGGAATAACAATTAAAATCATGTTTAGAATACTTAAAATTACCTTTGGCGCATCTCCGGTAAAATTTATTAACCAATATGTAAAAGTCATAAAAAAAATAAAAAATCCAATGATCCATCTGCTTTGAATATTGTCCTTAATTTGATATTTGATAATTTTTAGAGTTTTATTCATTTCGAATTTTTTATCATTATTGATGCAATTGATTTTTCAAGATTTTTTTCATTTGTTAAACTTATCAATTCTTCTTTAGAACCATTGAACCATAAATTTCCATCTAGCAGAAAAGCTATATTTTGAGCAAGATCTTCCAGCTCACTAATAATGTGCGACGTAAAAAATATTGATTTACCTTTTTGATTTTCTTTTAGAATTTTTTCCTTTAAAATATTGCTTGAAACCGGATCCAAGCCGGAAGTTGGTTCATCAAGAATTAATATTTGCGGATCAAATAAAAATGCAATTGCGGCATTAACTTTTTGGATTGTTCCGCCGGAAAGATTCTTTAACTTTTTATTCATCTCCTTTTCAAGTGAGAATTCTAAAATCAGTTCTTCATCAATTGTTTTGGAATTTCTAATATCTTTAACCATTGAAAAAATATCTTTTACTAAAAGATTTTCCGGAAAACTTGCACTCTGCGGCATATAACCAATTAGATTTCTATGATCGCTTTCGCCATTAATAATTTTACCATCAACAGAAATTGTTCCGTTATATTTTTTAATTAAACCAAGAATTGCTTTTATTAGTGTTGATTTTCCTGAACCGTTTGGTCCAACAAGATAAGTGATTTTGCCTTTTTCTATTGATAATTCAATGTTTTTTAGAACACACAATTTACCGTAAAATTTTTCTAAACTTTCAATTCTAATCATAAAATTCTTTTCATAGACGGAGATTCATCGATAAGTGTTTCCGGTGTTAGTACCGGAAATATTTTTTCTGCAACATCCAAAATTTCGGTAAATAAACTTCGCAAAAGAATCATTGTCGGTCTA
The nucleotide sequence above comes from Ignavibacteriota bacterium. Encoded proteins:
- a CDS encoding ABC transporter ATP-binding protein; its protein translation is MIRIESLEKFYGKLCVLKNIELSIEKGKITYLVGPNGSGKSTLIKAILGLIKKYNGTISVDGKIINGESDHRNLIGYMPQSASFPENLLVKDIFSMVKDIRNSKTIDEELILEFSLEKEMNKKLKNLSGGTIQKVNAAIAFLFDPQILILDEPTSGLDPVSSNILKEKILKENQKGKSIFFTSHIISELEDLAQNIAFLLDGNLWFNGSKEELISLTNEKNLEKSIASIMIKNSK